From a region of the Candida albicans SC5314 chromosome 1, complete sequence genome:
- a CDS encoding uncharacterized protein (Protein with SEL-1 like protein domain; early-stage flow model biofilm induced) — MHEQIEKLESKPSYEPVDQHNDSLDQQSSYVNQSFNHSQSQAVDQQQQQQHLYMQGMNSQRMSPRFSSNNNLFANENQTSEEFNVSQPNQFFNPYQMYQANSFYQPGPALTASYANDEDNADEQESNSSSNYETSSSEDLEEGEGDNDNGEDDEDEDEDDSVSSGSTAPVTQHPYYEQWRRYYEALAMQQQQIMNRQSMYGPNFQGFNPMMYFANPQMMQMQMQMPYFFNPMMMQGNNGSNPQLNPDSAAMFQQQMQQMQQMQQFSQSMQNLYNQPQSQPPQQYNNEQQPQSRSPYTPSNSNHASKRNSYINVNESQEKNSTKEPPKNDFLSSYKKSRNLNTETIDEDENELILQSRKSTVKSNRYPSAPIDTPTQERFSSSDRHSRVTSLQINFKPTGYGNYQDDEEEEEEEEFTGSSSRVLSKVRQGSLGGNIDSLAQLNLQDSNGALGRHISDYTKYLFDDDEEEEEDDSGSEEGNNRTVHLSAYGDNDRTLISAKGREADGYRHDTNPQLPTPNTDDGLSRQGTSASEASIQSGGSLKFTVADSKRRSNLPLKPVTNNKPKKKTKNAKKSKNTLEIQPPVCQEYNPNMPLPELSMGMMPFASSMAGLAPPPPPVFDGSPSVEPMMMNYSNPMLSQTTEYSGASTPSKRRQSVSTFDTRPRSMMVDTPTPKANKRSSVPVYTSQQKQQQKQSQSQSQQKIAPVAKTTTSTPVKVQDSTISKKIDEFVRLRSRIAAGNKTPEYRLHWVKMLIVATNYKLYSYINIKGEPIYQEQAVSNKAQFIKSSVTHILKLIKELSSGTYEADGVKCEAYFIYANLLKQDYLVSYNQDFNMEKNIDKAIDYYDRVLEINSKDFKALYKLGEIYEYEFDNEFNKAVEYYTAAAKFGYNRAILKMAMLYLQEPQMRSIKYMKYLKDLSNIDLNEVRLDEEDSSEMEEVIGLACYELGKIFEGIYPGDLTQDNEFIQKSLDMAPVNYAKSLTYYNKSAKLNCLLAQVRLGIVYERGELNRQRNPSKSIQWYIKASSSPLSFKRHPDAMVGLARWCLTGSEGASKHIPVPVPDRAVMWCKRAIDEFSSPDAMSFMGELCEMGLAKGRPQYWYEKAYKMGNREAGRKLGYSN; from the coding sequence ATGCATGAACAAATAGAAAAACTAGAATCGAAACCACTGTACGAACCGGTAGACCAACATAATGATTCGTTGGACCAGCAATCGCTGTATGTTAATCAACTGTTTAATCATTCACAATCTCAAGCCGTtgaccaacaacaacaacaacaacatttaTACATGCAAGGAATGAATTCTCAAAGAATGAGCCCACGATTTTcatccaataataatttgtttgcTAACGAAAACCAAACATCTGAAGAGTTTAATGTGTCACAACcaaaccaatttttcaacccGTACCAGATGTACCAAGCAAACTCATTCTACCAACCAGGACCGGCCCTTACAGCATCATATGctaatgatgaagataacGCAGACGAGCAAGAAAGTAATAGCTCTAGCAACTATgaaacatcatcatctgaAGACCTTGAGGAAGGGGAAGGTGATAATGACAATGGAGAAGATGATGAGGATGAGGATGAGGACGATTCAGTCAGTTCTGGTTCTACTGCTCCAGTCACCCAACACCCTTACTATGAACAATGGAGACGTTATTATGAGGCATTGGCAatgcagcaacaacaaatcatGAACCGTCAATCAATGTATGGTCCTAATTTTCAAGGATTTAATCCAATGATGTATTTTGCAAATCCACAAATGATGCAGATGCAAATGCAAATGCCCTATTTTTTCAACCCAATGATGATGCAAGGCAACAATGGATCTAATCCTCAACTAAACCCTGACTCGGCTGCTATGTTTCAACAACAGATGCAACAAATGCAACAAATGCAACAATTCCTGCAACTGATGCAAAACTTATACAACCAACCACAGtcacaaccaccacaacaatataataatgaGCAACAACCACAATCACGTAGTCCATACACTCCATCCAACTCAAACCACGCATCAAAGAGAAATTCTTATATAAATGTCAATGAATCGCAAGAAAAGAATTCTACAAAGGAACCACCCAAGAATGATTTCTTACTGTCTTATAAAAAGAGTAGAAATCTCAATACAGAAACTATTGACGAGGATGAAAACGAATTAATATTACAATCAAGAAAATCTACTGTCAAGTCCAACAGATATCCATCAGCCCCAATTGATACTCCTACTCAAGAACGATTTTCAAGTTCTGATAGACACTCAAGAGTTACTTCTTTGCAAATAAACTTTAAACCTACAGGATATGGCAACTACCAGGATGATgaagaggaggaagaagaagaagaatttacTGGACTGAGTTCAAGAGTATTATCTAAAGTCAGGCAAGGGTCACTTGGTGGCAACATTGACTCTTTGGCACAGTTAAATTTACAAGATAGTAATGGTGCACTTGGTAGACATATTTCAGATTACACAAAgtatttatttgatgatgatgaagaagaagaagaagatgatagTGGTTCAGAAGAGGGTAATAATCGAACCGTTCATTTACTGGCTTATGGTGATAATGATAGAACTTTAATAAGTGCGAAAGGTAGGGAAGCAGATGGTTATAGACATGATACCAATCCTCAATTGCCTACTCCAAACACAGATGATGGGTTGAGTAGACAAGGTACTTCAGCATCGGAGGCATCGATTCAAAGTGGTGGATCATTAAAATTTACTGTCGCCGATAGTAAGAGAAGACTGAATCTTCCATTGAAACCGGTTACCAAcaataaaccaaaaaagaagacCAAGAATGCCAAAAAATCGAAAAATACTCTCGAAATTCAACCACCTGTGTGTCAGGAATATAATCCAAATATGCCATTACCTGAATTATCTATGGGTATGATGCCCTTTGCATCTTCGATGGCAGGACTTGCTCCACCTCCACCTCCTGTATTTGATGGATCTCCTTCCGTAGAAccaatgatgatgaacTATTCTAATCCAATGTTGTCACAAACCACTGAGTATAGTGGTGCTTCTACACCTTCGAAAAGAAGACAAAGCGTATCCACTTTCGATACCAGACCACGTTCAATGATGGTTGATACGCCAACACCAAAAGCCAACAAAAGAAGTAGTGTTCCTGTTTATACTTCTCAAcaaaagcaacaacaaaagcaaCTGCAACTGCAACtgcaacaaaaaattgcACCAGTAGCAAAGACAACTACTTCAACACCGGTCAAAGTTCAAGATTCTACCATTAGTAAGAagattgatgaatttgttaGATTACGTTCCAGAATTGCTGCAGGGAATAAGACACCTGAATACAGATTACATTGGGTCAAGATGTTGATTGTTGCcacaaattataaattgtaCTCTTATATTAACATCAAGGGAGAACCTATTTATCAAGAACAAGCAGTATCAAATAAAGctcaatttataaaatcCTCTGTGACCcatattttgaaacttATTAAAGAACTTTCTTCAGGGACATATGAAGCAGATGGGGTCAAATGTGAAGCTTATTTCATATACgcaaatttattgaaacaagATTATTTGGTATCTTATAATCAAGATTTCAATATGGAGAAAAACATTGATAAGgcaattgattattatgatAGAGTActtgaaatcaattctaAAGATTTCAAAGCATTATATAAATTGGGTGAAATTTATGAGtatgaatttgataatgaatttaacAAGGCAGTAGAATATTACACTGCTGCTGCTAAATTTGGTTATAATCGTGCCATATTGAAGATGGCTATGCTTTATTTGCAAGAACCACAAATGAGATCAATCAAGTATATGAAGTATTTGAAGGATTTGTccaatattgatttgaatgaaGTTCGTttggatgaagaagattctAGTGAAATGGAAGAAGTCATTGGATTAGCATGTTATGAATTGggtaaaatatttgaagGCATCTATCCTGGTGATTTGACTCaagataatgaatttattcAGAAATCGTTGGATATGGCCCCAGTCAATTATGCCAAAAGTTTGACCTACTACAATAAATCagcaaaattgaattgtttgttaGCTCAAGTAAGATTGGGTATTGTTTATGAACGAGGAGAATTGAATCGTCAACGGAATCCAAGCAAATCGATTCAATGGTACATCAAGGCTTCATCATCGCCATTATCTTTCAAAAGACATCCTGATGCTATGGTTGGGTTAGCCAGGTGGTGCTTGACAGGTAGTGAGGGTGCTAGTAAACACATTCCCGTACCTGTCCCTGATAGAGCAGTTATGTGGTGTAAACGTgctattgatgaatttagTTCTCCAGATGCAATGAGTTTTATGGGTGAACTATGTGAGATGGGACTTGCTAAGGGTCGTCCGCAATATTGGTATGAGAAAGCATATAAAATGGGAAACCGAGAGGCTGGTAGGAAATTAGGATACTCAAATTAA
- a CDS encoding uncharacterized protein (Ortholog of Pichia stipitis Pignal : PICST_30878, Spathaspora passalidarum NRRL Y-27907 : SPAPADRAFT_60017, Candida guilliermondii ATCC 6260 : PGUG_05223 and Candida tropicalis MYA-3404 : CTRG_01052) gives MVSRSHSSTPVPIDADHPIHFLNIGNQDQIASLSKQTPIILLNQQEENGFQTPELVALRNSNKYVFVINWLYNYRGYLKLQSELFDIDLFELELLGFFNAFDLSSLFINKLKLALITSVQNSKLVELEDFEFVFRAHFGDDSPLGIQTDNEQDSVKFDLLNITEKFDILYILINYISKYSKFRDWTEKQGLTTRIDPIFKSSSAEYFSLFDDNRLYKRTITYYPLTIPKKRKLSPESPQDYFDSKVFDVKDVKFELVYKNIYEFNEYLSKIKKSSAHKLLYTKLAGKSSTIIDTIFDNEVKKRRYLINKRKEIQMVNLLAVRKRSSRLEAKERQRQEELERQREEESKQAAERRFERRMKLKNTENMDTGKLSRDQRMQLRQLNYEPTPEPDKA, from the coding sequence aTGGTATCTCGAAGTCACTCATCAACCCCAGTGCCAATAGATGCTGACCATCCTATCCATTTCTTAAATATTGGTAATCAGGACCAAATAGCATCCTTGTCCAAACAAACACCAATAATCTTACTAAaccaacaagaagaaaatggaTTTCAAACACCGGAGTTAGTTGCATTAAGAAACAGCAACAAATACGTGTTCGTTATCAACTGGTTATACAATTACCGAGGCTATTTAAAGCTACAATCAGAGTTGTTTGATATTGACttatttgaattggaattattgGGATTTTTCAATGCATTCGATTTGTcaagtttatttattaataaattaaaattagCATTGATCACGTCTGTTCAGAACTCTAAGCTTGTTGAGTTGgaagattttgaatttgtatTCCGTGCTCATTTTGGGGATGACTCTCCACTTGGTATCCAAACAGACAACGAACAAGATTCGGTAAAATTTGACCTTCTAAACATCACAGAGAAGTTTGATATCTTGtatattttaataaacTACATTTCAAAGTATTCCAAGTTCAGAGACTGGACTGAAAAACAGGGACTAACAACTAGAATCGATCCAATATTCAAACTGTCACTGGctgaatatttttcattatttgatgataatCGATTATACAAACGAACAATAACTTATTATCCTTTAACCATTCccaagaaaagaaaattatcaCCTGAGTCACCACaagattattttgattcaaaGGTTTTTGATGTTAAAGATgtcaaatttgaattggtaTACAAGAACATTTACGAGTTCAATGAATATTTgagcaaaatcaaaaagagTCTGGCCCATAAATTGTTATATACCAAATTGGCAGGTAAGTCCAGTACCATCATTGATACAATTTTTGATAACGAAGtgaaaaagagaagatatttgataaacaagCGTAAGGAGATTCAAATGGTTAACTTATTGGCAGTACGTAAAAGAAGTTCTCGTTTAGAAGCTAAAGAAAGACAACGTCAAGAAGAGTTAGAAAGACAGAGGGAAGAAGAATCGAAGCAAGCTGCTGAAAGAAGATTTGAACGAAGaatgaaactaaaaaataCCGAAAACATGGATACTGGGAAACTATCAAGAGATCAACGAATGCAATTAAGACAGTTGAATTATGAACCAACACCAGAACCAGACAAAGCTTAG
- the AVT4 gene encoding Avt4p (Putative vacuolar transporter of large neutral amino acids; induced by alpha pheromone in SpiderM medium) codes for MSNPQSIKKTERRRSIALLTKSPLSQSPYISPSPRGSAPSSYVANSQFMRGDTESVAMESTSENSSENQHSPENDPEVDNDIDLASGIDDPELIRKVSKHLPSDFDSLKQEGADITRDLYRIKEDAQRPLLKKSRSCDSIGGNSIKSTASSFNVPGGFRREFLLNQQQHRDERLESLRTTTPNFLTKNFIEFLSIYGHFAGEELEDDENIANHYKYLLPHEQAPLLQDDNFNPRGTATDRKAYFLLLKAFVGTGVLFLPKAFYNGGLSFSIIVLSLFALLSWWCYLILVFTKVATKVSGFAEIGLKLYGPWFQRLILSSIVISQIGFAAAYIVFTSENLRAFTANVSSYDVTDINIVWFILLQVVIIVPLSLIRDITKLSLSAVFANVFILTGLVTIVYFMLYQWLGVNHGHFGKNIEYFFNESEFSLFIGTAIFAFEGIGLIIPIQESMIHPNNFPRVLGQVILTIAVIMIMVGSLGYLTFGDKIKTVVLLNLPQDSPMVIITQLLYSLAILLSTPLQLFPAIRLLESKMIFGSGKSSPSVKWLKNLFRTLFVVFIAYIAYIGGQNLDKFVSFVGCFACIPLVYMYPPILHLKSCCKIHSGLSEKEQNNRFWLSLANYVLLVIGAISFVYTTYEILFT; via the coding sequence ATGTCCAACCCCCAatcaataaagaaaacagAAAGAAGACGATCAATAGCATTATTGACGAAATCTCCATTATCTCAATCTCCATATATTAGTCCATCACCAAGAGGTTCAGCGCCTAGTTCTTATGTTGCCAACTCTCAGTTTATGCGAGGTGACACTGAATCCGTAGCGATGGAATCAACATCAGAGAATTCTTCCGAGAATCAACATTCACCAGAAAATGACCCGGAAGTTGACAACGATATTGATTTAGCTAGTGGTATAGATGATCCTGAATTGATTAGAAAAGTGTCTAAGCATTTACCTAGTGATTTCGATTCATTAAAACAAGAAGGTGCTGATATCACTCGAGATTTATATAGGATCAAAGAAGATGCCCAACGtccattattgaaaaaatcacGAAGTTGTGATTCTATAGGTGGCAATCTGATAAAATCAACGGCATCGTCATTTAATGTTCCTGGTGGGTTTCGTCGTGAGtttttattgaatcaacaacaacatcgTGACGAACGATTAGAATCTTTACGTACAACAACTCCTAATTTCTTAaccaaaaatttcattgaatttttaagTATTTATGGTCATTTTGCTGGtgaagaattagaagatgatgaaaatataGCTAATCATTACAAATATTTACTACCCCACGAACAAGCACCATTACTTCAAgatgataatttcaatCCACGAGGAACTGCCACTGATAGAAAGGcatattttttgttattgaaaGCATTTGTTGGAACTGGTGTTCTTTTCCTCCCTAAAGCATTTTATAACGGTGGATTATCATTTTCTATTATTGTATTGTCATTATTTGCTTTATTGTCTTGGTGGtgttatttgattttggtattTACAAAAGTTGCAACCAAAGTGTCTGGATTTGCTGAAATTGGGTTGAAATTATATGGACCATGGTTTCAAAGATTGATTCTTTCTTCGATTGTTATTTCTCAAATTGGATTTGCTGCTGCTTATATTGTGTTTACCCTGGAAAACCTTCGAGCATTCACTGCTAATGTTAGTCTGTATGATGTGACTGATATCAACATTGTCTGGTTTATATTATTGCAAGTTGTGATTATTGTTCCATTATCTTTGATTCGTGATATCacaaaattatcattactgGCGGTATTTGCTAATGTTTTCATCTTGACCGGGTTGGTCACAATAGTTTATTTCATGTTGTATCAATGGTTGGGAGTTAATCACGGTCATTTTGGGAAAAacattgaatatttttttaacgAATCTGAATTCTCTTTATTCATTGGTACGGCTATATTTGCCTTTGAAGGTATTGGATTAATTATTCCTATTCAGGAATCAATGATTCATCCAAACAATTTCCCTCGGGTTTTGGGCCAAGTCATTCTCACCATTGCTGTGATTATGATAATGGTTGGTAGTTTGGGATATTTGACTTTTGgtgataaaattaaaactgttgtattattgaatttaccACAAGATTCACCAATGGTTATTATCAcacaattattatattcattAGCCATATTATTATCGACACCATTACAATTGTTTCCTGCCATTAGATTATTGGAATCGAAAATGATTTTTGGTAGTGGTAAAAGTTCACCAAGTGTTAAATGGTTGAAAAACTTATTTAGAACTTTATTTGTTGTGTTCATTGCATATATTGCATATATTGGTGGTCAAAATTTAGATAAGtttgtttcatttgttGGGTGTTTTGCTTGTATTCCCTTGGTTTATATGTATCCGCCAATTTTACATCTTAAAAGCTGTTGCAAGATTCATTCTGGGTTACTGGAAAAGGAACAGAATAATCGTTTTTGGTTAAGTCTTGCCAATTATGTGTTACTTGTCATTGGAGCGATCTCATTTGTTTACACAACCTATGAAATATTGTTCACTTAA
- a CDS encoding uncharacterized protein (Protein of unknown function; Spider biofilm repressed), whose protein sequence is MVKRSFYEDDEYIINKPGTTTAITPELAEQESVHGQATFIDGMVIRSTPILEKYANSIRHYLHDKLSIWTAELNTQTSAFKNELTTINSEINSLIYEPVLPNLIYILTLTLTGSIFVRQRNIGIRFITPILFGGLSLKYFMPRTFEAISEKYDNVEKENLPQLYEQRQELQRTLKNWGNDVDQGLEQAQVGVYQAVHDFRKLVKEKWE, encoded by the coding sequence ATGGTTAAACGTTCATTttatgaagatgatgaatatataataaacaaaccaGGCACCACAACTGCCATTACACCAGAATTGGCTGAACAAGAATCGGTTCATGGTCAAGCAACTTTTATTGATGGGATGGTGATTAGATCAACACcaattttagaaaaatatGCCAATTCAATAAGACATTATTTACAcgataaattatcaatttggaCTGCTGAATTAAATACTCAAACCCTGGcttttaaaaatgaattaacTACAATAAATTCCgaaatcaattctttaataTATGAACCAGTCTTAcctaatttgatttatattttaacTTTGACTTTAACTGGGAGTATTTTTGTTAGACAAAGAAATATTGGTATTAGATTTATTACTCCTATATTATTTGGTGGATTAAgtttaaaatatttcatGCCGAGAACATTTGAAGCTATTAGTGAAAAATATGATAATgtggaaaaagaaaacttaCCTCAATTATATGAGCAAAGACAAGAATTACAAAgaactttgaaaaattggggCAATGATGTCGATCAAGGGTTAGAACAAGCTCAAGTGGGTGTTTATCAAGCAGTTCATGATTTTAGAAAATTggtaaaagaaaaatgggaataa
- a CDS encoding uncharacterized protein (Protein of unknown funtion; S. cerevisiae ortholog Svl3 plays a role in endocytosis and is localized to the bud neck; Spider biofilm induced) — protein sequence MPTSCLLVGSNPNVAFYAWRFYQSNSVAVSIVNSSIDSKSPITWKSSQLGTSQYRPDNSYSSFKQIPTTEKFDIIILSCSSLQDFQSICQGLTHLLNQDSIILVESTGYIKLEPYVSTNFPNNPSLAVGSIMNESDVRMVSRNEYYHQIRNKDSRIYLGCTSSDSASSNIANNKGFQKVYKLLQTVQEESHGSITLLKSVNPTEFTTYQWKLALPRVIFSPIMTLFELTFPEALEKHILSKPLITGLINELFKLIKKMGCKLVKGFENEKNLLNYWESVFPQTKQNENYINSPNFFYNFHKQYDLELDLLLLQPILLSDDSGVRTPYLENIYSTMSQFQKMNSPTGSLFFERKSGSKNTSASNGASSKQLDDDIQRKVQQQKKLDLAIKDLDIAKISLDNDMIKQEMNLKSIQQKIVDAESKLSNLQYDQDRKTKSIQYENDEKIKRLIDDHERKYKSLDEQHQQKIKSLEQEHMSLEAKYKQKIKELEERYNRKNQSVAVNNTSPVSIPAQQPTPVQDNIVSGTKNVNRDSVMTSDGFQDYKHLVECEGAIGPNTPVIQQKPQNSPVTHVQRNGSDNFVDANNGEAQSYRPSQGDRESQAQSQPQQRHQPQQYHSYNNGSQSNGYASSEQQYYDQNQNQQHQHQHQPPPQQQYRNGPPPMPQYYNNNNNNNNNGTIPPPQQQYYQNNNQPNSRPSYNQGNGNMYVNDQAPPHELPNGGMAQGNFPSNLRSNGSMPGPNKYQQYPSMHSNPPHQNMQQKRLDSLTGSISSYYDYQQQQQQQSQAPPPQPHQHHSFNNAAPIDPFLEQRFKTNPKKSNRRSQMPLAGNIDGLDMGGRGGMPLPGTNRKSMNVINNYGNGNGIAPASRRASSGGPLMLNGNGSQQAPQQQQQQHLGPHTSQHGNYLRPPSMNDSQTSSSSANSNDTPKTQNDNMQLNVPTMDSMNAKPLGGIASGGNNSNNHVNEKKKKGIFGKKK from the coding sequence atgcCAACATCATGCTTACTAGTTGGGTCTAACCCAAATGTTGCATTTTACGCTTGGAgattttatcaatcaaattcagTTGCCGTGTCAATAGTGAATTCAAGTATTGATTCTAAATCCCCTATTACATGGAAATCATCTCAGCTTGGAACGTCTCAATATAGACCTGATAACTCATATTCTTCATTCAAACAAATCCCTACCACAGAgaaatttgatattattatccTTAGTTGCAGTTCTTTACAAGATTTTCAAAGCATATGTCAAGGGTTAACACATTTGCTTAATCAAGATTCTATAATATTAGTGGAGCTGACAGGCTACATCAAATTGGAACCATATGTATCGACCAATTTCCCCAATAACCCGTCCCTTGCTGTGGGGTCCATTATGAATGAAAGTGATGTTAGAATGGTATCGCGCAACGAATATTACCACCAAATTAGAAATAAAGATTCACGAATTTATCTTGGTTGTACTTCCTCCGATTCAGCATCATCCAATATAGCTAATAATAAAGGGTTCCAAAAAGTTTATAAATTGTTACAAACCGTACAAGAAGAATCGCATGGTTCTATTACATTGTTGAAATCTGTAAACCCAACTGAGTTCACCACTTACCAATGGAAATTAGCATTACCCCGTGTTATTTTCAGTCCGATCATGACATTATTTGAACTTACATTTCCTGAAGCATTGGAAAAACATATATTGTCGAAACCATTGATTACAGGGTTGATAAACGAGTTATTTAAACTCATTAAAAAAATGGGTTGCAAATTGGTCAAAGGGTTtgagaatgaaaaaaatttattaaactaTTGGGAGAGTGTTTTCCCACAAACGAAGCAAAATGAGAATTATATCAATTCGCctaatttcttttataaTTTCCACAAACAATATGATTTGGAACTcgatttattattgttgcaACCAATTTTATTGAGTGATGATAGTGGTGTGAGAACTCCttatttggaaaatatttACTCGACGATGagtcaatttcaaaaaatgaattcaCCTACTGGATCTTTGTTTTTCGAACGAAAATCCGGCTCCAAAAATACGTCTGCCAGTAATGGTGCTTCATCTAAGCAATTGGATGACGACATTCAAAGAAAGGTACAACAACAGAAGAAATTAGATCTAGCAATAAAAGATCTTGATATTGCCAAGATCAGTTTAGATAACGATATGATCAAGCAagaaatgaatttgaaaagcatccaacaaaaaattgtcGATGCTGAATCcaaattatcaaacttGCAATATGATCAAGACAGGAAAACCAAATCCATTCAATATGagaatgatgaaaaaattaaacgaCTTATTGATGACCACGAACGTAAATACAAATCATTAGAtgaacaacatcaacagaAAATTAAAAGCTTAGAACAGGAACACATGTCATTAGAAGccaaatataaacaaaaaattaaagaattagaaGAGAGATACAATAGAAAGAATCAATCTGTCGCAGTAAACAACACATCACCAGTATCAATACCGGcacaacaaccaacacCAGTACAAGATAATATTGTATCTGGTACCAAAAATGTTAACCGTGATTCAGTGATGACTCTGGATGGTTTCCAAGATTATAAACATTTGGTGGAATGCGAAGGAGCCATTGGTCCAAATACTCCCGTTATCCAACAAAAACCACAGAATTCTCCCGTAACACATGTACAACGAAATGGCAGTgataattttgttgatgcTAATAATGGTGAGGCACAATCATATAGACCAAGCCAAGGTGACAGAGAGAGTCAAGCACAatcacaaccacaacaacgACACCAGCCACAACAATATCATTCATACAACAATGGATCTCAATCTAATGGCTATGCTTCTTCCGAACAACAATACTATgaccaaaaccaaaaccaacaacatcaacaccaacaccaaccaccaccacagcAACAATATAGAAATGGTCCACCACCAATGCCACAATAttataacaacaacaacaacaacaacaacaatggaACAAttccaccaccacagcaacaatattatcaaaataataaccaACCAAACTCAAGACCTCTGTACAATCAAGGTAATGGAAATATGTATGTGAACGACCAAGCTCCACCTCATGAATTACCAAATGGTGGAATGGCACAAGGTAATTTCCCATCAAACTTGAGATCTAACGGATCAATGCCAGGACCTAATAAGTATCAACAGTATCCATCTATGCATTCAAATCCTCCACATCAAAATATGCAACAAAAAAGATTGGATTCTTTAACAGGATCTATTAGTTCATACTatgattatcaacaacaacaacaacaacaatcacaaGCACCcccaccacaaccacatCAACATCATAGCTTTAATAATGCTGCACCAATTGATCCATTCCTTGAACAACGATTCAAAACTAACcccaaaaaatcaaaccgTCGTTCTCAAATGCCTCTTGCTGGTAATATAGATGGGTTAGATATGGGTGGTAGAGGTGGTATGCCATTACCAGGAACCAATCGTAAATCCATGAATGTGATTAACAATTATGGAAATGGTAATGGTATTGCTCCAGCATCTAGACGTGCTAGTTCCGGTGGTCCCCTCATGTTAAACGGAAATGGTAGTCAACAAGCACcccagcaacaacaacaacaacatttaGGGCCACATACTCTGCAACATGGAAATTATTTGAGGCCACCAAGTATGAATGATTCACAAACTTCTTCATCGTCGgcaaattcaaatgataCACCCAAGACtcaaaatgataatatgCAATTGAACGTTCCTACTATGGATTCAATGAATGCTAAGCCATTAGGGGGAATTGCTTCAGGTGGTAACAACAGCAATAATCACGTCaatgaaaagaagaaaaagggaatttttggtaaaaaaaagtaa